GGCTTCTTTGGGGCATTCAAACTCGAATCGTTCCCAGTCATTAAAGAAAACAATGGTATCTTCAATCCCAAGGTCTCTTGGCTGATCCTTCAGTATGCTGATGGTCTCCGTGAAGCTCAAACGCCCTACATTCTCCTCTAGCCCTTGTTCAGAATAGCCTTCGCAGATTCGCAACGTTTCCGGCCATCCTGCACATGAAATAACCTTTTCTGCTGTGATGGTTCGACCATTGTCGAGTTCTAGGCCCGTAACTCGTTGGCTGTCAGAAAAAATCTTTTTAACGCCCAATTTCATGCATCGCTCTACTCCGGCCTCTTTCATCTTGGCCCTCATAATTCGCATCATGACTCTTATGCCTTCAAAAGGCCGTGCGAATCCCTCGTAGAAAAGCGATTTGAACAAGATGACGAATTGCCCGAATTCCATGTCCTTCTCTCGTGCATTGCCATAGAACATCAACGGGCAAAAAAGCATGTCTATAAGGACGGGGTGAGTCAGGCACTCAGCAACCACTGCTCGCGCCGATACATCTGGGTAATCGAGCTCATTGTCATCCCATTCGTTGATCTTAGCTAGTAGCTTTCGAAAACCATTCATTTGATCGGGGAACTCCCGTTCGATTTCCGATTCAAGGAAGGCAAATCCGTTTCCGAACTTCAGGTCAATTCCTGGAAATGCAATTCGGGAAAATGCCTGCGGATTGAGGTCCAATTCATCGCGAGAAATGCGAAGCTGCCGAATGATCTTACCTAGCGGAGTTCCTTTAACACTGGAAGGTACGTAATTAGTTAAGGCATGTAGCCCTACATCATAGGCTCGACCTTCAATACTGTAGAAACTGTTGAGCCCT
This genomic stretch from Opitutia bacterium ISCC 52 harbors:
- a CDS encoding FAD-dependent oxidoreductase; translated protein: MSGMAAAIRLSHFGKSVCLLERHNVIGGLNSFYSIEGRAYDVGLHALTNYVPSSVKGTPLGKIIRQLRISRDELDLNPQAFSRIAFPGIDLKFGNGFAFLESEIEREFPDQMNGFRKLLAKINEWDDNELDYPDVSARAVVAECLTHPVLIDMLFCPLMFYGNAREKDMEFGQFVILFKSLFYEGFARPFEGIRVMMRIMRAKMKEAGVERCMKLGVKKIFSDSQRVTGLELDNGRTITAEKVISCAGWPETLRICEGYSEQGLEENVGRLSFTETISILKDQPRDLGIEDTIVFFNDWERFEFECPKEAVDPRSGVICMPNNYEYSDGRQLSEGIIRFTAQANYETWKKLGPEEYYLEKTRWFDRIGESACKFLPVDSFKTIRSKSIATDMFTPTTVTKFTGRLGGAVYGSPIKNKPGKTHLDNLFICGTDQGFLGIVGAMLSGITVANLYGLRD